In Perca fluviatilis chromosome 19, GENO_Pfluv_1.0, whole genome shotgun sequence, the genomic window GCACCTAATCACATACGCATTTCACTTTGTCCTAGTTCTCATCACACACCGACGTCAGGTTAAACTTGGTGGCTGCATGCAGacagtgtgtatgtatttaAGTTGCCTGTGGTCAACCACCATAAATACCAAACCACAAACTCAATGAACACGCACCATTTTGCAAAAACTCCTGAAAAGGTTGCCCTGGCCTCTGAAGGAAATGAACTAAAGGCCCTTGCTGGCCTCCTCATACACCTAATCTCTCAATGAGAGGTGCTCAAGTGTATCCAAAGCCTGAATTAAAAACACTGGCTTAAAACTTGCCTTGCTTCTTTTCAAATCATGTCCCTCTTCTAGCtgatagccccccccccccctctgctcTCTAAGCCTCGTCATTAACTTCCTCTGCTAAGCTGTAGATGAGGAGGTGATATGAGCTCCTGATATTAAAGTCATTCAGATGAGAGACTAAAAGGAGAAGTGGGATTGGGAGGCGCCATGTGTTAATTAAGGCAGGCAGCAGGTTCAAGCAATaaatgtatgcgtgtgtgtgtgtgtgtgtgtgtgtgtgtgtgtgtgtgtgtgtgggcatatATAAACATGCAGTGTAGTATGTGTCCTATATGGATGTACACTCAATGTGCAGGGATGTGCATCAAATGTACTGTAGATAAATATTCTGAAATCTACACTTTTCTGTAGATAAAAGTGTGCAGCATGGATGTTTACAGGAAATGTCATGCCAGTCACACCATTAAGTTTCAAGATATACCGTAGTTTCAATACTGATGAACACACAAGAGAAGGATGGAGGTGGTCATACCCATAAATGCTTCTTGGTGAAGATAAAATATAGCAGCAGTGTTATTTTGCATCGTCTTAACCTTTCCTCAGTATGAACCCATAGTCTTGTTACTCATCTCTTTTGAAGTAAAAAGTGCCGAAGCAATTTTACAATATATCCTCAATAAGTATGAAAGATCCATTAGACATTTGCTGCCTCACTGCATCTCTTACTTGTTTCTTGctatttactttctttttttactctctctttgtctctttcttttccaGAGTGATAACTTGTTGAGTTATCTGACAGTGGAGGAGACTCTGACCTACACAGCCCAGCTGGCCCTGCGGAAACACTCGGCCAAAACCATCAAGAAGAAGGTGACTTTTGAGAGCCTCTTCTGCTCTGTCCACTCTATCAGTTTTCATTAGCTGAAACTTGGCATTTCTCCCGGCTAGAGAAATTATCTTGGCCATCTAAGGCAAATGTGAGTCACAGTTATTTTAAAGAAGGTTATGTCCAACATCAGGATAACTGAGAATATAAAATAGATTTAAACATTGCTTCAAAGGTCAAATGAGTTGGATATCCCTTGTAACCCCTGTGTCTAATGCACATGTATAAGTCTACTAGTATTTGTATTGTACCAGTGTGTTCTTTGCTTCAGCTATTCATCAGCACCTACACAGCTTGTGTGTTAACTATTTTATGATTACTCCCCTCTTACAAGCTTACGAAAAGAGATAGAAAGTGTGCAACTGTCAGGCATTTTAGCCTATGTTCATGATTATttaactaaaaaaagaaaatgcataaCTTTCTCCCTGTTTCCTTTAATTCAAAACCTCCTGGCCCTGTCCTTCACTCAGAAATATTTCAGAGACCCTGACCCTTGACCTCTGGCTCCTGTGCAGGTGTCGCAGGTGATGGCCGAGCTGAGTCTAGGTCATGTGGCCCACAGTGTTATAGGAGGTCGTGTTTTCCCGGGGATCTCTGGGGGCGAGAGGAGGAGGGTCTCCATTGCCAGTCAGCTACTTCAGGACCCAAGTGAGTAGCTTTGGGGTATGTCTGAGGAGAATTACAGGAGTTGTATCTGTGTATCACGGACATCAGACTTCAAGAGCGTGCTATTGCTGCAAATTTAAATCATAATGATGAGGTGAATCGAGGTAAAAGCCATTATTCCTTAAATTCTTAAGGCTTTATAGACCCCAAATGAGGAGATACGGAGTAGATAAACTGAAGCATTAGAGGTGATTTATTTTAAAGCTTTGAGACACATGGGACGAGGATTATACAAAAGGGGCTGTGACACAATATCATAAAGGTTGTCCCTAGTGTTCTTTGCATATAACACATTGTATTCCATGCACAAACTGTTGAGAGCAACAGGACTGGAGGTAGGAGTGTGCTATCCTGAGAACAGAAGAAAGTTCACCATAATACCTGTCTCTCCCCAAAGAGTTTCAGAAGTCCTCACTGAAAAAACAAAGGGATCTAAGTAAGAGAGGAATAAGGAAAGGACAGAGAaagggacagagggagagatggagaagaGTAATGAAAGACTGGGTTATCACACCGCAAAGGGAATGAGCAGAAACCCACCTCCGTTAGTGTGttggagtgtgtgagtgtgagtgtgagtgtgccTGTGCTCATCCCAGGTGTAGTTTATCAGGTCTACAGTCCTCTAGGGAGGATAAAAGGTCTCAGTCCTCATTCAGGATTAGACTGgctatggacacacacacacacacacactcagagtaATGAGGAGTTCCCATTCGCTTCCTCTCCAATCAACCAGGAAATGAATTAATCTCACAATTAAAGCATCTGCTAATTCCACTCTGCTTTCATAATGCAAAGAGGCAATCTTTTAATTGTCCTAATTAGagtaattaacaaaaaaaaagaactcacTTATCTCTACAAGTTAAGTTGGCACCGCTGAGAGTCCTGCATGTGCAACTTAATAAAAAGTGTGTTTAAAAGTTTCCAACTTAAAAAAGTTATTGTCCTGCCTTTCCCTCGTTCtcgatgcattaatgtgtgacACATCTGCATGAGGGTGATGATGTCATTGGGACGATGTCATGACAGGGGTGGTCCTATTGGATGAGCCGACCACTGGGCTAGACAGCATGACCGCCAATCAGATCGTGGTGCTGCTGGCAGAGCTGGCCAGGAGGAACCGTATCGTCATAGTAACCATCCACCAACCACGCTCCGAGCTCTTCAGGGTGGGTATCGAGATAAactgaagaaaaagagaaagagtgaCTCCTAGactgaaactttttttaaaggatagattcacattttaaaacaatgcTCACTTGCCCAGAAAACATCAAAACTGTTTTTGGTCGCTGTGATTGTTCCTCCTCTCCATACTGGACATGAAGAGATCCCTTTatccctttttatttaaaatgtgattttaatGGAAGAAAATCCACAGTTGTGTAAGTCAAACCAAGAGGTTATGTTTCAACGTTACAACCTTATATCTTCAACAGTGGAAACAGTCAGAGCAATCAAAAACTATTTCATTGTACATGTTTTCAGGCTTGATAAATGTTAAACCTGTCCTTTAAACAAAAAGCTCACCATTTTCTACCAAGACAGAAtatcatgtatgtgtgtgtgtgtgtgtgtgtgtgtgtgtgtgtgtgtgtgtgtgtgtgtgtgtgcgcgcccaGGTGTTCAGCAGGATAGCTATTATGAGTCGTGGAGAGCTGGTGTTCTGTGGGCAGCCAGAGGAGATGGTGGACTTCTTCAGCCAATGTGGATATGAGTGTCCAGAGTACTGCAACCCCTTTGACATCTATGGTACTTCATGCTGTGATCTTGTACTGTAAATTATAGCCACACAGCTTTGACAAATAAAGACTATGCACATCTTGAGAATAATACAGTATCTTAAAGAATAAACTGTGTATTATTGAACATTTATATATTAAAATGTCTTTGATGTGAAACAGTTGACTTCACCTCAGTGGACACACGCAGCAGTGAGAGGGAGGCAGCCACCTTTAGTCGCATGCAGGAGATCACTTCAGCCTATCAGAAGTCTTCCATCTACCAGAGCATGCTGGAAAAAGTGCAGCAGAGCCTGCAGCGGGCAGACAAGCCAGCCATCCCCTTTAAGAGCAAAGAGTCACCTAGTGGTGCAACCAAACTTGAAGTTCTACTCAGGTCAGTGCTGAGCGAGTCTTCAGCCCCcttgtgctgtgtgtttgtgtttgtctgtaaagACAATAAGTGATACTGCCTATAGAAATGATTAGATTTAGATTCTTAATTACCTTCATCCATCGTATTCCCTTCTTGtacaaacaaaaaagcattTCTCTCTCATCTGTACAATTCTCCCTCCTGCCCTTTGTGTGTTGTACCTGAGGACATGTATGTCTTTGAGTGTGTTTCCATGTATTtccatgtgtgttttgtgtgtaggcGGACAGCAAGAAACCTGTCCAGAGACAGGATGGGTGTTCTGATGCGTTTGTCGCAGAACTTGATCTACGGTCTCTTTGTGGCCTTCTTCGTGATGCATTTAGATAATGACGTCACCAAGGGTGCTGTGCAAGACCGCATTGGCATCATCTATCAGAGCATTGGTGCTTCACCCTACACTGGCATGCTGAATGCTGTGGCTCTCTGTGAGTTCCACCAACACCATTCAATCTGTACATTGAGGGAACACATTTAACTCCAGGTTTTTGATTTTTCCAACAATATGACTCAATAGTGTTGATTATTGAGAGATCCATAAttcaaaaactaaactaaaacatgCACCACTATCTTGGTTCTGTTTTGCTTGGAAATAATAACTGGAATATCCAAGGCAAACGACAAAGCATAACTCAAATTGTTACTGTGTTTCAGCAGttacattgtgtctgtgtgacattataTTCCATCTTACTGCAAATGTCTGATAACATAACCCAATTAATATCTACATGAGGTGGATACAACGACTTCAGGGAAATGTTGAAGTGCGTGTGGTCTATCATCTCAGTAAATGTGATTTATTATCTTTATTTAAAAGCATGCCCGAAACATCGTTATCTCAGCTGTGTAAGCTCGCTTATCTCTTGTTCAGTGGGTGAAAGGGGTCTGCTGTCTGCAGTACTTTTGTTCCCTTCAGCAGAAATGTGTAAAGTCTAGCTTGGATTTGGCTCGGTTAAAGTGCCCAAAGAGACTTCATGTACTTTCAGTGTCTCTTGTAGGTCAGAGTAAAAGATTAAGTGATGAGTTGTAAGttaaactattattattattgttatcatGTGTTAGAGCTGCGGTTGTCATCTTCACAAATGTGGCTAAATGAATAgtataaacaaaacatttatattAGAATAGCTTTAATTTCAGGAGTATTTAGTACACATATTGTTATTTGCTGTGGCTTTACACAGTTGTTAGAGAGGGACTGTAGTTTGCATTTGCAGGTTACCTACAGAGGGAGAATGACCTTTAGTCCGTGTAGAGCTCAATGAACCCAAGTGCCTTTTCACCTACATACCTGTATTATATGATCTGtatttgtgtctctctgtgttaaCAACATCATGGTTAGTATTTATAGCAGCTGCTGTGACTTAGGGTGACCTCACATACAGATAAACATTTGCACATGTattgttcagttcagttcagttcaattttatttatatagcatgtttaaaaacaaccatagttgaccaaagtgTTTAACAAGCTCAACATAACCCAAAATGATAATATACACAAAACAAttagacacagagagaaaaaaagctaaCTACAGGTCTTATGTTTGGACCTGTATGATGATAGAATTTTGTGACTATATAGTGATGTTTGTTAGTATTTTCACTGCTAAGacacactttaaaaaactaacaaacatcactatatatatatatatatacatatatatagtgaTGTTTGTTAGTATTTTCACTGCTAAGACACTTTAAAAAacggatttatttattttatcgcAGTGAGAATGTCCTAGCTAAATTAAGGTTAAAGAGGGTTAAATCTTGAAAGGTTTAGGCAATAGATAATAAGGCTTTAGTTGaatctatatatttatacacaagATGTGCTGTATGTTAAAAGATGATATTAAAAGATGATATAGACAAtaaccagtgaaggatattggCTATATGGGGTGATTATTGTCTTCCTCAGTTATCAGCTGAATCTAAAATCTTCGCTATAGGGCTCTGGCTGTCACAGATACTGAGGATAAGAGAAAACACTGGGCTGAGCTGAAGTCACACCAGAGTTAAAAGGGGATTTAAACCCTCATAAGCACCAAAAACAGCCAGAGGGAGCGATTGGAGGATGTCATACTGACCTTGAATCTCACTGATAACGACTGATAGGAACAGGTTGGCCTTGTTGGCTGGATAACTTTGCTTCATAAAACCAAGAACGTCTGTGAATCTGGAACATGGACTGATGGCAAACGACCAGCTTTGAGTTTTACTCAGCCAAGATATCAAGATAAACCAGTAATCTGGCATCTTGGTCTTCATGGGAGTGGTTTTAATGATGGGAtatcaacatacagtatatgattaATTTTAATGATCTCTTATTAGAATCAAGATTTCACAATATGATCGCTCTATCAAAGTCTAATTGTTTtgagcaacaaaaaaagaagtaaaatgaATATGAATTAACAAGTACTTTTCAATGGTCTTTATAACCCTAATTTACTCTAATACCCAATTTCCCAATTTATAACGTATTTAAGAGTAATTGAAGAACTCCTCTTTTTCACTCATCACAGTatctgctctctctgtctgtctcactctgcTTTTGTCAACAGTCCCAGCGTTGCGAGCCATCAGTGATCAGGAGAGTCAGGACGGTCTGTACAGTAAATGGCAAATGTTCTTGGCCTACATCTTCCACATCCTGCCTTTCAGCATACTGAGTGTTTTCATCTTCACCTCCTTCCTTTACTGGTTGGTAGTAAGATGGGGCATCATACAGTGTATATGTATGCGTTTTTATTGGGGGATGCAAGCTGCACATTTAACCTCCCACAAGGATTCAATAGAGCTCATATTCTATTTGTGCACCCTCAATTTAAACTCATCGCCCTTTGGCACTAACTCCTCTTTTGTCTCCCCTGTTCCTCTCAGGACGGTGGGGATGCACCCTGACAGCTTGCGTTTCCTGTGTTTTTCTGCTGTAGTCCTGGTGCCACATATTACAGGTGAGCAGATAAGATTAAGGGATAAACAAGCTCCCAAGCACATATTTACAgtcatcttctttttcttcaaagAAAAGGATTATAGGGACATGTTAGTCTGCTCATCTccatgttttatattattttagttgtatgttttagtatatatttttttcttttcctcaggTGAGTTGCTGACTGTGGTGCTATTAGGAGTGGTCCAAGACCCTAACATGGTCAACACTGGAGTGGCTCTGCTCAATATTGCAGGGATCATGGTGGGATCTGGCTTCCTAAGGTGAGACACCATGTTTTCAATTGAACTAGTAAGTTTAAGTAACTTTATGCCAAGCCCGTTGTGATTTGGACCTTTGATAAGGCAACTTTTTCCAAGTCTTCAATGTAAATGAATATATTAGACATATGCTATCAGTAACAgaccttcctctcctcttcctctcaacAGGAGCACCCAGCAGATGCCAGTGGTCTTCCAGTGGCTCAGCTACCTGACCTTCCAGAAGTACAGCTGTGAGCTGCTCATAGTCACAGAGTTCCACGGACTCAACTTCACATGCAGTAAGTTGGTTTTACCGTGTGACCATCACCTGTATTCATCAAAAGGGACccataattataataattcaaCACTTTACAAGATGTATTTTCAGCTTACAAACAATTGGTGTCcatgctttagtaaaaaaaatgtaaagtacTTTGCCTTGACATCACTACCTGAAGAGGACACTGGGAATATGTTTTGCCCCTTTAGGGGAATCTAAACCTGGATCACATTTACAATTAAGGAAATGTAATTAACAGCTGTAGCCTTTAATATTTTCTTCTGTCAATGCTTTAACAAGTACTGTATGTAATGAAATGAAAGTATGAGTTCAGTTCACAAGGGACACATAGCTGGACAGATCAAAGGATGCTCATTGGCTGATTTGGGAACTGAAAAGGTTTTTAAAACCAGACAAATTGTAAACTCTTTCTCTCTGGTGTGTTGTGCTGTTGCAGATATTTCCAAACCTTTACCAGGAGCCTGTATTATCACTCAAGGCAGTCAGATCATTGATGAAGGTTATCCTGGCGCTCTGTCCCGATATACGCTGGACTTTGTTCTCCTATACTCCTTCCTGCCTGCTCTCCTGCTGCTGGGCATGATCAGCTTCAAGATCAGAGACAGGCTTGTACGTCACTAAAACTACAGAAACAGATTTGTGGGAGAATTTTctgtttaaagaaagaaaagaaaggaagatGAACTGAGTTTGGTTGTGAAGATCTAAAACTGATTTAGAGAATAGATGTACGGTATGTTAGACCCAGAAGATGTGGAATGCTGTGGCTCCTGCTTACACGTATCATTTGTGTTTGCATCCCTTCCAGCAACATTCAACGAATATTTCTGTGTAGGCACTTACCTTAAAGTTTTACAGAATAAAGTATTATATAGTTCAGAGCAATGATGCAAATACAAAGAGCTTTTGTCAGACATGTTCTCAGAAAAATCAGCGTGCAAGGTACAGTACAGAGGTGGTTAATCTGTGTTAACTAGGATTCAGCCGTGGACATAAACCACCTGATATGACTGCTTAATAACGGAGTGGTCCCAGTACTAAACTAAACAGCACCATGAATCAACCTGCTTTAACACTGATTGGGCTCAAACAAGCTTCTGTATAGTTTAAATATGCAGTTTCTGACTGGAACAAATATCTGCACTGAtgtcaaattaattatttttatataaaagtatatactgtacaaagTGGTACATGTAAACTACAGCTTAAACTATAAATCACTGTTTTGATTGAAAATGTAATGATGGACTAGTGTCTATCATTGAATACCAGAAGAGTATCAACGTTCTAAGCACTAAAATGTCACCAATGAATTGCAtgcattatgtttttgtttaaatattgtGATTGTAATGTATCATGAATAGGAAGTGATGCTTATTGCAATAATGTTAAATCGTTTATTTTTAGAACACAATTTTATCATTGGTATGGTAtacaagtagttttgttgtttaaaaaaagacacaatgacaccaaaggaaataaataaaggaaagcCGTAATGCAGTTTCTCATGTCTCCAGCTCCAGTCCTTTCCATGACTTAGCTGCATCCCTTTTATACTGATCCAACTCCTGAaaacaggaagagagaagaagaaaaaacattatACTTTTTCTACATCAATGAAGTACAAAGAAAAAGTGCAGGCAGTTGCACAAACACATACTATAATGTAGAAATGCCTGCAAACTCATAAAAGTAAACAAGGTTTTGTTCTCCTCGACAGAAATGTTAAAAGCCTCTTTCAGATTTTGGCACTTTAGTAGAGTTTGTATTCAATGCAGTAACGATTGATTCATGGCATATATTTTTACTTTGTAAGGGTAACACAGGAATGTGCAGTCTCTCTGCTTTTCtgagttattttattttattctaacAGCCATACttgatataatataataaggTAGGTATATTCCTGGGAATATTTCCCTGGGGACAGGTACACAAACTCAGAGAGGTGGGTGCCCTGACATGCAAATAGGCCTTCACCAACGTATCCTCTATACATGTACTCTGTACTCTTTACCCTATTTCTCTTATTGGTTACCGAGACCAATTACATTATGTGTCGTCCAATGGCAGAGCACGATAGTCAGTCAGCAGAGCCAGAGTGGCACTGGGACAGGCCAGCAGGGAGACTACTGATCTCTGAGGTTATAACCACAGATATATGGCAGCCTGTTAATGAGACAATGAGAGAAACACTGCTATATAAATGCTGCTGAAGGACAGAAGGTTACTCTGGGACATTAGCCTTGTTTAAGACAGGTCTGGAGCAGAGTGCACAAAACAGTGTTCAACAGCAGATCCATTTGTCTCTTTGATAAAGTGTGAATTCTTGTTTTTGATTCAGCTTAGCTTGGGCAGTTGAAAAGCAACAACTGATTCCATGTTTCATTAAATCTAACCTCTTAACCTCAACTAGAAAACATAGCGctttgtatgtttttaaaatctgttaTCTTCCTCAATACTTGTTCCACTTCAaaggaggtcaaaggtcaaggtcACAAAGGTCACAGGTAAGTGAACAGTAATTTACGAAGAACAATGATTGATCCCCATACTGCCAACTCATAGGTCATGTCATGATTGCAGTAGCACAGTCTGTCCAGAATCAGAGGTGAATAATGTGATTTGTCATAGTATTAACAACTGTGCATTTATAAAGTAGTACAATGCATGCATGTGATTGGTCAAGATGTGTTACCTGGTCTTTTTGGGCTCTCATGGCATCAATCTGAGGCTCACTGTACTGTGGGTCTTTGGCTGGATCCTTTAGTTCCCTTTGCTCACTGGTATTCTGCAAAGACAAAGTCAGTTAGATGGACAGTAAAAGATTATAAATTGACCGTTTACAGACATCCTTGTTCTTGTAAACAtgcatatttataaaaaagaatGATGTGAATATGATTGTTCAGTGAGAgggtgttttactttttttaaagatcagaGGCTACatcagtttccttttttttcaatacTAATACAAAATAATGTGCTACCAGTGACTGAACTACCTCTTGGGGGAAGACACGCTCGTAGACTTTCTTCCAGAGGTCCTTTGGGTTTTTAGCATGCAGAGTAGTAATGTCTATATCAGTAGTAGGAGGGGAACCTAAAGTAATAGGAGCATTATTTTAAACACAATATCACACAATTCTGTTCATGTCACCGAATATCAAGGCAGAAGGTGGCTTTAAATCAGGCGTATGTCTAACAACACAGCACAGCAATTGCATTTTAattccatttaaatgcattactGCTTTTGGCCACCAAGTGGTGCTGTGCTCACCTATTTGGCTAAAGGAGTCATAGCCTGCTGGAACAATGAGAGGCTTGGAAGAGTCACAGGACACACTTTTCCTgatcacattaaaaaaaaaaaaaatgtattatgattatttcaaacaaattgaaataaaaccaaagaaTTAAATAGCACTACTTTTTGGAGTACAATGCTGTGTTAACTTCCTCACCCTCTGTCCAGACCGAAGGCCAGGTGGGAGAAGAAGCTCTTGGTTTTTGACATTAGGCTTTCTGTCTTGATGCTAGTGAACTGATGAAAAGATTAGGCACATCAAAGAAAAGTGGATCAGAAACAGTCGATAGAATGGAAAAATTCAATGGTAAGACAAAGCAAAAAAATTTTGCATCGCATGTATGGTCAAACCAAACTTACAATAAGAGAGGCTGCGTAGTAGTGGGCAACAAAACGCAGTGTTTTACTAACCACTTTCCTCTTGTCAGAGTCAAATTCCTGCAACACGGATGCAAAATATACTCTCATTCAGTAATGTGTTACACAAATCATACCAGGATCCAAGAAGTTACACCAATGTAACTGTGACTATAACAAACCAAACATTTTAACAACTTCTCTGCCTAAAAAACTTTTAAGTTGTACAGATaacaaacatttcaaatatCATAAACCGTATGCAATTAAGCCACCACTAGACCACCTAAATAGGTAAGGTAACATTTAGGTTGAAGCACGTGTTTTACCTGAAAGGTGTCATATTTGCTGCCGATGATGAGCAGAGGAACAGGAAAGGGACTGATCAGCTCTCTGTCCTGTTGACAAAGTCACAGTTAACTCAGGATACATGTACATCTTACATCTTACGTCTGCACTGGACAAAAATGTAATCACCTTTCATCTACAAACAAAAAGCCTTACACATCTTATTTCGACTTTGTCTACACTGGAGATTCGGTGAACTTTCCTTctgttatcaaaatagttgttttTCACCATGTTGGTTTAGTTTTTTAGGATTAGTCTTTACACATTTGTGATATTTAGCATTTTCCATGAGCCTGAGACATAAGCATTTCTCAGGTAGTTCATCATGCATTTGAAAACTTCTTCAAATATGCTATCATATGTTGCCCTGGACTGAAGAAAAGATTATGCTGATATAATGGGCTGAGGTCTTACAGGATAGTCTTTAGGTAACACGCGTGCTGCTGAGCGGACAGGCATATGATGTTTGGCTCCAGGTTTGGCTTTCTGTGCTTGTTGTGCCTGGGAGGAGACTTTCTCCAACTGAGCTTGTGTTGCCTGAAGCAGCTTTTCCATGGTTACCCACAGGGCGTTGGGTTTGGACAGGTCCAGAATGAGGATGACAGAGAGAGACCTGGGAAAATACAGGTTGGACTATGTACTCTGGCAGGATATATAAAAGAAGATGTTGGTGAAGGTGAAAACCCCCTTCCTTTACTGGCATGACACTGCTGTTCAAACCATACTGATTTCTAATGATACACATTCAATAGTCTATAGAACACATACATAATAATCACATTCAGAACATGCCAAACACTGCCCCTTACTTTAAAACAGTAAACTGTGAAAGAAACAACAAGACCTAAGGAATGTATGTAAGTGATCTACCTGATGCTGACAGGAGTGATGGGGATCTGTACCAAGTCTGACAAAGAGGTCCCTCCTCCTAGCTCCCATAGGTGGGCTATGTCTTTGGGCTGAAAGATGAAACCACCAGACTATCAATCAGACTATCACACCATCTCATTACAAGTTACATGCTATG contains:
- the abcg5 gene encoding ATP-binding cassette sub-family G member 5; amino-acid sequence: MNKFYSMQVEPENGTKVRESFKFVLEEKRDVWQNNREERSEQSEPSCCLSVSNISYTVSERVGPWWDLPSYRKRWTRQILSDVSFHVDSGQIMGILGNSGSGKTTLLDAISGRIRNSGTLLGEIFVNGMKLKREEYQDCFSYVLQSDNLLSYLTVEETLTYTAQLALRKHSAKTIKKKVSQVMAELSLGHVAHSVIGGRVFPGISGGERRRVSIASQLLQDPRVVLLDEPTTGLDSMTANQIVVLLAELARRNRIVIVTIHQPRSELFRVFSRIAIMSRGELVFCGQPEEMVDFFSQCGYECPEYCNPFDIYVDFTSVDTRSSEREAATFSRMQEITSAYQKSSIYQSMLEKVQQSLQRADKPAIPFKSKESPSGATKLEVLLRRTARNLSRDRMGVLMRLSQNLIYGLFVAFFVMHLDNDVTKGAVQDRIGIIYQSIGASPYTGMLNAVALFPALRAISDQESQDGLYSKWQMFLAYIFHILPFSILSVFIFTSFLYWTVGMHPDSLRFLCFSAVVLVPHITGELLTVVLLGVVQDPNMVNTGVALLNIAGIMVGSGFLRSTQQMPVVFQWLSYLTFQKYSCELLIVTEFHGLNFTCNISKPLPGACIITQGSQIIDEGYPGALSRYTLDFVLLYSFLPALLLLGMISFKIRDRLVRH
- the dync2li1 gene encoding cytoplasmic dynein 2 light intermediate chain 1 isoform X1; this translates as MPKISSDTLWEQAAAEVHRREAEGGGEDGGETVSERTVFLMGSKAGGKTSILLRCLDRDEPSKPTLALEYTFGRRARGHNTPKDIAHLWELGGGTSLSDLVQIPITPVSIRSLSVILILDLSKPNALWVTMEKLLQATQAQLEKVSSQAQQAQKAKPGAKHHMPVRSAARVLPKDYPDRELISPFPVPLLIIGSKYDTFQEFDSDKRKVVSKTLRFVAHYYAASLIFTSIKTESLMSKTKSFFSHLAFGLDRGKSVSCDSSKPLIVPAGYDSFSQIGSPPTTDIDITTLHAKNPKDLWKKVYERVFPQENTSEQRELKDPAKDPQYSEPQIDAMRAQKDQELDQYKRDAAKSWKGLELET
- the dync2li1 gene encoding cytoplasmic dynein 2 light intermediate chain 1 isoform X2; protein product: MGSKAGGKTSILLRCLDRDEPSKPTLALEYTFGRRARGHNTPKDIAHLWELGGGTSLSDLVQIPITPVSIRSLSVILILDLSKPNALWVTMEKLLQATQAQLEKVSSQAQQAQKAKPGAKHHMPVRSAARVLPKDYPDRELISPFPVPLLIIGSKYDTFQEFDSDKRKVVSKTLRFVAHYYAASLIFTSIKTESLMSKTKSFFSHLAFGLDRGKSVSCDSSKPLIVPAGYDSFSQIGSPPTTDIDITTLHAKNPKDLWKKVYERVFPQENTSEQRELKDPAKDPQYSEPQIDAMRAQKDQELDQYKRDAAKSWKGLELET